The DNA region CATCATTTTCACTGGACTGCACGTTAGAGGCCGGCAGTCTAAATGACGGCGCCTTATTCCCTTAAATCACATTTAATTCATATTAAATAATTAATAATTCTATTTAACGCAAGGACTTCTGGCTGGATCGAGCGCTCGCCGATTCGGCAAGCGTGATGGACATCAAAAAGCGAAAATATTGGTACGAACGAGTACCAAAGGATGCGCGCAATATGCGCTGCAGGATTTACAGGTACGATTTTGTCACGCCAGAAAAAACAAAAAGCCTGCATTTCTGCAAGCTTTTGTATTATTTGGTGGGTCGTGCGGGGATCGAACCTGCGACAAACGGATTAAGAGTCCGCTGCTCTACCAGCTGAGCTAACGACCCGGAAGAGGCGCGCATTTTATGCGAGCAGCCGGAATTGTCAAGGTTAATTACCCGTCACTAACCGCTGGAATGGCGCTGCAAAGCCCATTCGACATGCTCGCGCACCAGGCCGGACGGGTGGTGCGACCGGGCTTGCAATGCGGCCACGACCTCCGGCGTTGTCGGGGCGTTACCCAGCGCCACCGCGACATTGCGCAGCCATTGTTCATGGCCAATGCGATGAATGGCGCTGCCAGCCAGCCTGGCATGGAAGGTTGCCTCATCCCAGGCAAACAGCTCGACCAGCGCGATGTCGTCGAGGCCGTTCCTCACGGCGAAATCGGGCTCCAGCGTCTTTTGAGCAAAACGGTTCCACGGGCAGGCCAGCTGGCAATCGTCGCAACCATAGATGCGGTTGCCGATGGGCGCCCGCAGTTCGGCCGGGATGCTGCCCTTGAGCTCGATGGTGAGATAGGAGATGCAGCGCCGTGCATCGAGCAGATAGGGCGCGGTAATGGCCTGCGTTGGGCAGATATCGATGCAGGCGCTGCAGGTGCCGCAATGATTCTCTTGCGGTGCATCAACCGGCAACGGCAGGTCGATAAATATCTCGCCAAGGAAGAACCATGACCCCTGCTCGCGCGACAGCAGCAAGGTGTGTTTGCCGCGCCAGCCCAGATGCGCTTTCTGTGCCAGCTCGACTTCCAGCACAGGCGCGCTGTCGGTGAATACGCGGCATTGGCATGCCACCTCGCCGCGTATCTGCTGCGCCAGCTTCTCCAGCCGATTGCGCAGGACCTTGTGGTAATCGCGCCCCAGTGCATAACGCGAGATGAAGGCGCGACTGCCGTCTGCCAGCACCTCCGGCGTGCTCCTGGCCTGCTGCGGGTAATAATTCATGCGTACCGAGATGACGCGC from Sideroxyarcus emersonii includes:
- the queG gene encoding tRNA epoxyqueuosine(34) reductase QueG, which produces MQNGLPHTDYDALAARIKAWGDALGFQAVGISDTHLDAAEAHLLQWLADGHHGAMDYMAKHGAKRARPQELVPGTLRVISVRMNYYPQQARSTPEVLADGSRAFISRYALGRDYHKVLRNRLEKLAQQIRGEVACQCRVFTDSAPVLEVELAQKAHLGWRGKHTLLLSREQGSWFFLGEIFIDLPLPVDAPQENHCGTCSACIDICPTQAITAPYLLDARRCISYLTIELKGSIPAELRAPIGNRIYGCDDCQLACPWNRFAQKTLEPDFAVRNGLDDIALVELFAWDEATFHARLAGSAIHRIGHEQWLRNVAVALGNAPTTPEVVAALQARSHHPSGLVREHVEWALQRHSSG